The following is a genomic window from Solanum lycopersicum chromosome 6, SLM_r2.1.
tgtacttgattgtgtgattgtatgTTTTCATTGTACAGTTGTGAttggttagaatgatgagattgttgaaccttcaatcttaaatcctctctattgaGATgtgccttgacataaagaagacttgatgaaataaaataattagataaatgGATcgcagtgtcacgttccgacacgataatattggatcggagtgtcacgtttcgacacgtatTAGGGGACGGAGTGTGACGTTCCGACacgtattaggggatcgaagtgtcacattccgacacggtatatggTATCGGAGTatcacattccgacacgataataataaagagaaggaatctttaattaggttaatatgctcaaatttgaagaacctatttcccaaatgactATGGTGTGGaagcttgagtcctcataggtgtgcttggtgttgttgccaatggttcttgtacttgttgcttgtcacctattaagtattgtggttgattttatactactattcagtatatattgctatttattttgagttggccggtGATACCTaatcagtacgtgttccttgtactgacccctacttgttttttcttcttgttgttttgtggagtgcaacaagtgcaccatcgacttcgactctccctcaactctagctagtctccagcatatcagatttcagggtgagctattattcctagctcggactggattctctccctcccgtcttgatgtctttggtgttcggacatggaccatgttttttttacttattttagcttcttaaatactcttagattgagaaatttgagaatagatgttcttgatgtgatgacttccagatttagggattaataaatattaaactttagaagttgatttatttgattacgttaataagttttggatcttccgcagtACTTTTACTACTCATAATTAATatactggtaaatgttggggtttagatttgttggttcgctcacctaggaggataagtgtgggtgccactcgcggctcattttgggtcgtgacaaacttggtatcagagcgttaggttcgttggtttcatcacacaagaacgagtctagtagaatcttgaggaacggtagggggacgtcCTTACTTtcctttgagaggctataggactttaggaaaactccattcgttctttctttcatgctattacttggatccaattggtatctaggtgatacaaattggtatctgacatcctcactctattttgcagatggttagaactaaaGCAACAattgtgccaacaccaacaccggcaagacagggtgcgtctgagccaaccgttggggttgtagctcgaggaggagcagtggcaagaggacgtggtagaggtcgcaggagaACGCCCCCTAggggtagaggacaaacacttGGGCCAGCTAGTAATaaggcggtgactcctccaccgactgatgaggtagtgagagagggtgaagaaggggaaaacgagcaggttcaagatgaggaattaccaccccagcctaccccagagatgattaaccaggttcttagttatcttagcgggttatttgatcaggccagacacctccagtgttttttgcaccagcacgtcaggttccgggagtacaacatgcagctgttgtggctccccgcatgaatgcctcattggaagtaggcacatttcttcgattgactacagggtctataatgacaagtgatcagcatgaacttttcactaaattcttaaagatgaaacctccagtcttcaagggtgctgaatcttaggatgcctatgattttctggtttattgtcatgagctgctacataagatggacaaaGTAGAAAGAtacggtgttgagtttgtgacctaccagtttcaggggaatgccaaaatgtggtggcagtcgttttttgagtgtcaaccagcacaggcaccacctatgaattgggcatcattctctagcttatttatggagaagtatatacctcGTACTTTGAGGGACAAGAGGAGAGATAAAAtcctaagcctagagcaaggcaggatgtctgttactgcttatgaggctaaatttcgtgcactatccaggtattccacccagctttgcttcagtccacaagagcggattcagagttttgtgaaaggattgaggtcaaaTTTGCAGATCcaagccttacaggtagctgctgcagcaaaatcctttcaggaagtggttgattttgtgatagaggttgagcgggtgaagccagacgacttcaccatggcgtcgacatctatgaagttccgtaagggaggtgagtttagttgttcttactccagagggaaGAGTTCGGAAGGTTACCCAGCTCGTCCTATTCAGTAATAACTACAGGCTGTAGgtgggggtccatcgcagaccagtcagcatttttctgagtttggaggttatccccagacttcgtcattttcATAGatacctatgcttgactcctgGAATTGTTATGGGTGTGGAGAGGCtagacatattaggaaatatggtccaaaatagagttatagacccccaattgttagaggtagaggtggtcatggtagggGCCGCCGTTCTAGAGGATGTGGTGGCcaaaggtaatggtggtcatcaaatcAGTCGGGGTGGCAGGAAAGTTGGAACTACTGCaacgcaacatggtaggggcaacgggcataCAGGTGATAGGTCCCATTGTTATACTTTCCCCGGGAGATCTGAAGTAGAGACATCTAATGCtattatcacaggtaatcttttggtctgtgattgcatggcttctatattatttgatcctggatccacattttcatatatatcttcctcatttgctactggtcttgatttatacTGTGATtttcttgacatgcctattcgtgtctcaactcctgtgggtgagtctgtgatagttgagaaggtgtataggtcttgtcttgtgacttttgtggggagcaatactcatgtagatttgattattctagagatggttgatttcgatgtaattctgggtatgacttggctttctcgaaattttgcaatcttagattgtaatgctaaaactgtgacattggccaagcatgggacagatccgctagtgtgggagggtgactatatttccactccagttcatatcatctcttttcttcgttctaagagaatggttagcaAGGGTTGTTTaactttcttggcacatctcagggataatacttcccaagtacctttgattgagtctgtctcgatagtccgtgagtttctggatgtgtttcctgcagacttTCCTTGTACGCCACCAGATAggaatattgatttttgtattgatctggagctgGGTACTCACCACATTTTCATaccccccttatagaatggctccagctgagttaagggagttaaaggcccaacttcaggagttgttaggtaaaggttttattagaccaagtgcatccccttggggtgctcctgttttatttgtgaagaagaaggatggaagttttcggatgtgcatagactacaggcaactgaataag
Proteins encoded in this region:
- the LOC138349332 gene encoding uncharacterized protein, which encodes MVRTKATIVPTPTPARQGASEPTVGVVARGGAVARGRGRGRRRTPPRGRGQTLGPASNKAVTPPPTDEVVREGEEGENEQMDKVERYGVEFVTYQFQGNAKMWWQSFFECQPAQAPPMNWASFSSLFMEKYIPRTLRDKRRDKILSLEQGRMSVTAYEAKFRALSRYSTQLCFSPQERIQSFVKGLRSNLQIQALQVAAAAKSFQEVVDFVIEVERVGVHRRPVSIFLSLEVIPRLRHFHRYLCLTPGIVMGVERLDILGNMVQNRVIDPQLLEVEVVMVGAAVLEDVVAKGNGGHQISRGGRKVGTTATQHGRGNGHTGDRSHCYTFPGRSEVETSNAIITGNLLVCDCMASILFDPGSTFSYISSSFATGLDLYCDFLDMPIRVSTPVGESVIVEKNVPFVWSDECEESFHNRKTFLTTAPILTLPVEVLMQERNVIAYALRQFKLHERNYLAHDLELAAVVFALKQ